The following are encoded together in the Oceanobacillus zhaokaii genome:
- a CDS encoding HD-GYP domain-containing protein, translating into MLVEPSQLIPGCVLIRDVNGKSNRPIIPENTVLTDEHIIVLQKYLVQTVAVASKLINGDKYIPKPIDQKKVIKQEQLKTKQASKQNQSFSDQFNEVVANYKTLFNQWQNGMPIDIPAVRKLIIPLLERIENINIEAYTLHHDTTKSEYIYYHSVAVGILSAYLGKKLDYPKGEWLQIGLAGFLSDSGMAKIDPKIISKASYLTDSEFAEIKKHPTYAYRLLEHLPAINPAVKLAVLQHHERLDGSGYPLGLTQDKIHIYSRIIAIADTYYAMTSDRLYREKKSAFQVIEELQKEQYSRLDYQIVKVFIHHLINVAIGSQVVLSNGQIGKIIFVDSDHPTRPIIQLIDSDELIVLKDMPDLYIEKVMKD; encoded by the coding sequence ATGTTAGTAGAACCATCACAACTTATTCCAGGATGCGTTTTGATAAGGGACGTTAATGGAAAGTCAAATCGGCCAATCATACCAGAGAATACAGTTTTAACAGATGAACATATTATAGTTTTGCAGAAATACTTAGTTCAAACAGTAGCTGTTGCTTCGAAGCTAATAAATGGCGATAAATATATACCAAAGCCGATTGATCAAAAGAAGGTTATTAAACAAGAGCAACTAAAGACAAAGCAAGCAAGTAAGCAAAATCAATCTTTTTCTGATCAATTTAATGAAGTGGTAGCAAATTATAAGACACTATTTAACCAATGGCAAAATGGAATGCCGATTGATATACCGGCTGTAAGGAAACTTATTATCCCACTGTTAGAAAGAATTGAAAACATTAATATCGAAGCATATACCCTTCATCATGATACAACGAAATCAGAGTATATTTATTACCATAGTGTAGCAGTTGGTATACTTTCTGCATATTTAGGTAAAAAGCTGGATTATCCAAAAGGTGAATGGTTACAAATTGGGCTTGCTGGATTCCTAAGTGATAGTGGAATGGCAAAAATAGATCCTAAAATTATTTCTAAAGCGAGCTATCTCACTGATTCCGAATTTGCAGAGATTAAAAAACATCCAACATATGCGTATCGTCTACTGGAACATCTTCCAGCAATTAACCCCGCTGTGAAGCTGGCTGTTTTACAGCATCATGAACGATTAGATGGCAGCGGCTACCCATTAGGGTTAACACAGGATAAAATCCACATTTACTCAAGAATTATTGCTATTGCCGACACGTACTATGCGATGACGAGTGACCGATTATATCGGGAAAAGAAATCCGCATTTCAAGTAATTGAAGAGCTTCAAAAAGAGCAATATTCGAGGTTAGATTATCAAATTGTAAAGGTCTTTATTCATCATTTGATTAATGTTGCGATTGGTTCACAGGTTGTCCTATCCAATGGTCAGATTGGTAAAATCATATTTGTTGATTCTGATCATCCAACACGACCTATCATCCAGCTGATTGATAGCGATGAACTTATTGTATTAAAGGATATGCCTGATTTATATATTGAAAAAGTTATGAAGGACTAG
- a CDS encoding YaaC family protein: MNKSNEFYTYLQSQQTAQRYLLQCYKKIGTKDAESKSYANCNTFIYYLDHGNRFFESGKQLDLFARPILYFYGLTHLLKACLLTKRPDYPESTTYLAHGVTARKRKKKNYSFMEDEVKVQHHGLLPYFSEHLLSMKKLPFEKIKMGELLALIPEMDSYFTYGKQAKMVTIGSCHSPHLQFPMHLLDTYHLTENAFIHRVQAYLPCIKQIKHDKSTIHVELNSLLRQSAGGPFFFHMEDETIYFPIHRESYCPISEIIIHYLLLYNLSMLSRYEAEWWGELLQLKPDQDYPFITHFLQITAKKMPMMLEQALYTN, encoded by the coding sequence ATGAATAAATCAAATGAATTTTATACCTATCTGCAATCACAACAAACAGCGCAAAGATACCTATTACAATGTTATAAAAAAATTGGCACCAAAGATGCAGAATCAAAGAGCTATGCAAATTGTAATACGTTTATCTACTATCTTGATCATGGGAATCGTTTTTTCGAAAGTGGGAAACAGCTTGATCTCTTTGCGCGCCCGATATTGTATTTTTATGGATTGACACATTTATTAAAAGCATGCCTTTTAACAAAACGACCGGATTACCCTGAATCGACAACTTATTTAGCCCATGGTGTTACAGCAAGAAAACGGAAGAAAAAGAATTATAGCTTTATGGAGGATGAGGTGAAGGTGCAGCATCATGGTCTTCTTCCATATTTCTCTGAACACTTATTATCTATGAAAAAATTGCCATTTGAGAAAATTAAAATGGGAGAACTACTCGCTTTAATCCCTGAGATGGATTCCTACTTTACATACGGTAAACAAGCAAAAATGGTGACTATTGGATCTTGTCACTCTCCACATTTACAATTTCCTATGCATCTATTGGATACCTATCATTTAACAGAGAACGCTTTTATCCACCGAGTTCAAGCCTATTTACCATGTATCAAGCAAATCAAACATGATAAATCTACCATCCATGTAGAATTAAATTCATTGCTCAGGCAATCAGCAGGAGGTCCCTTTTTCTTTCATATGGAGGATGAAACTATTTACTTCCCAATCCACCGTGAATCATATTGTCCGATTTCTGAGATTATTATTCACTATTTGCTTTTATATAATCTAAGTATGCTTAGTCGCTATGAAGCAGAGTGGTGGGGCGAGCTATTACAATTAAAGCCTGATCAGGATTATCCATTCATCACACATTTCCTGCAGATTACTGCCAAGAAAATGCCAATGATGCTTGAGCAGGCACTATACACAAACTAA
- the guaB gene encoding IMP dehydrogenase, with translation MREDKFTKEGLTFDDVLLLPAASEVLPRDVNLSTDLSLNLKLKTPFISAGMDTVTEAEMAIAMARQGGLGVIHKNMTIEEQVEQVDRVKRSESGVITNPFFLTPEHQVYDAEHLMGKFRISGVPIVNSIEEQKLVGILTNRDLRFIQDYSISIAEVMTSENLVTAPVGTTLEEAENLLQQYKIEKLPLVDDNNILKGLITIKDIEKVIEFPNAAKDKQGRLIVAAAVGVTGDSVKRIEKLVNAGVDAIVIDTAHGHSKGVLDQIKAIREIFPELDIIAGNIATAEGTKALIEAGATIVKVGIGPGSICTTRVVAGVGVPQITAVHDCAVAASEYGVPVIADGGIKYSGDIVKALAAGAHAVMLGSMFAGTTESPGETEIYQGRKYKVYRGMGSLGAMKAGSKDRYFQEESDNKKLVPEGIEGRVPYKGSVADTVHQLVGGLRSGMGYCGTGTIEALRKDSQFIRITNAGLLESHPHDVQITKEAPNYSIR, from the coding sequence ATGCGTGAAGATAAGTTTACGAAAGAAGGATTAACATTTGATGATGTGTTGTTGCTGCCTGCAGCATCAGAGGTTTTGCCGAGGGATGTTAATCTTAGTACAGATTTATCGCTGAATTTAAAGCTAAAGACACCGTTTATTAGTGCGGGAATGGATACTGTCACAGAAGCAGAAATGGCAATTGCAATGGCTCGTCAAGGCGGCCTTGGTGTGATTCATAAGAACATGACGATTGAAGAGCAAGTAGAACAGGTTGACCGTGTGAAACGTTCAGAGAGCGGCGTTATTACGAATCCATTTTTCTTAACTCCTGAGCATCAAGTATATGATGCAGAACATTTAATGGGTAAATTCCGTATTTCTGGCGTTCCGATTGTAAATTCAATTGAAGAACAAAAATTAGTAGGTATTTTAACTAACCGAGATTTACGATTTATTCAAGATTATTCAATCTCCATTGCTGAAGTAATGACAAGTGAAAACCTAGTCACAGCCCCAGTAGGAACGACATTAGAAGAGGCTGAGAATCTTCTGCAGCAATATAAAATCGAGAAGCTGCCATTAGTAGATGATAATAATATTCTAAAAGGGCTAATCACGATTAAGGATATTGAAAAAGTAATCGAATTTCCAAATGCAGCTAAGGACAAGCAAGGAAGACTAATTGTAGCAGCAGCAGTAGGAGTTACTGGCGATTCTGTAAAACGAATTGAAAAATTGGTAAATGCTGGAGTTGATGCCATTGTCATCGATACTGCACATGGACATTCAAAAGGTGTATTGGATCAGATTAAGGCGATACGTGAAATATTCCCTGAGTTAGATATTATTGCAGGTAACATCGCAACTGCTGAGGGCACAAAGGCCCTAATCGAAGCTGGCGCTACAATAGTTAAGGTAGGTATTGGTCCTGGATCAATTTGTACAACACGTGTTGTAGCAGGCGTTGGTGTACCACAAATAACTGCAGTACATGATTGTGCTGTAGCGGCAAGTGAATATGGCGTTCCAGTCATTGCTGATGGGGGAATTAAATATTCTGGTGATATCGTCAAGGCATTGGCAGCAGGTGCACATGCCGTTATGTTGGGCAGCATGTTTGCAGGGACAACAGAAAGCCCTGGTGAAACAGAGATTTACCAAGGAAGAAAATATAAAGTATATCGTGGAATGGGCTCATTAGGAGCAATGAAAGCAGGCTCTAAGGATCGCTACTTCCAGGAAGAATCCGATAATAAGAAACTCGTTCCAGAAGGTATTGAAGGAAGAGTTCCATATAAAGGATCTGTTGCAGATACGGTACATCAATTAGTTGGTGGATTACGTTCAGGAATGGGCTATTGTGGCACAGGTACAATTGAAGCACTGCGTAAGGATAGCCAATTTATCCGGATCACGAATGCAGGATTACTTGAAAGTCATCCACATGACGTTCAAATTACGAAAGAAGCGCCAAACTATTCAATCCGATAG
- a CDS encoding serine hydrolase, which translates to MKQNVKKGLSFLLISLVFMTSLIIPSFSAQAAGTLDLNAESAILVDAETGKVLYSKNADVALPPASMTKMMTEYLVLEAINNGDISWDTTTQISDYPYKVSANPSFSGIGLTQNKDYTVRDLYNAMAVFSDNGTTIALAELVSGSEAEFVKLMNQKAEEMSLPEAKFVNSTGIDNADLVGINPDLTDENGSNLLSAKSAALLAFHLINDYPEALDISKQTTVEFEGYTVENLNWMLPHDATNFKQYYYEGMDGLKTGHTILAGYTFTGTSERNGSRLISVVMKTASEDERFKETAKLMDYGYTQFQSTELFPKGYKLEGESAIPVAKGKEDTVEVSLNEGVTLPIDPDNADKYHIEYNIDKDKLNEDGELTAPIEKGEVVGTATVKFDGENDFGYIFPESESTIELVTDDAVEKSNWFMLTLGAIGDFFANLFTASVDWIKGLFS; encoded by the coding sequence TTGAAACAAAATGTAAAGAAAGGACTGTCATTTTTACTTATTTCCTTAGTATTTATGACGTCATTAATAATACCATCATTTTCTGCACAAGCAGCAGGAACGTTAGATCTTAATGCAGAATCAGCAATATTAGTAGATGCTGAAACAGGGAAGGTTTTATATTCTAAAAATGCCGATGTAGCTCTTCCTCCAGCAAGCATGACAAAAATGATGACAGAGTATCTAGTACTTGAAGCAATTAATAACGGAGATATTAGCTGGGATACAACCACACAAATTAGTGATTATCCTTACAAAGTTTCTGCAAATCCATCATTTTCAGGTATTGGATTAACACAAAATAAAGATTATACAGTTCGTGATCTATATAATGCTATGGCAGTATTCTCTGATAATGGTACAACGATTGCACTTGCAGAACTCGTTTCTGGTTCTGAAGCTGAATTTGTAAAGTTAATGAATCAAAAAGCGGAGGAAATGAGTCTTCCTGAAGCTAAATTTGTCAATTCAACGGGTATCGATAATGCTGACCTTGTTGGAATTAATCCAGACTTAACAGATGAAAATGGCAGCAACTTATTATCAGCTAAATCAGCTGCACTATTAGCATTTCATTTAATCAATGATTATCCAGAAGCATTGGATATATCGAAACAAACGACAGTAGAATTTGAAGGATATACAGTAGAGAATCTTAATTGGATGCTTCCGCATGACGCAACTAATTTTAAGCAATATTATTATGAAGGTATGGACGGGCTAAAAACTGGCCATACGATTTTAGCAGGATATACGTTTACAGGAACATCTGAACGTAATGGCAGCCGATTGATTTCAGTTGTTATGAAAACGGCTAGTGAAGATGAACGCTTTAAAGAAACAGCGAAATTGATGGATTACGGTTATACACAATTCCAATCAACAGAATTATTCCCGAAAGGCTATAAGCTAGAGGGTGAATCTGCAATACCAGTTGCAAAAGGGAAAGAAGATACGGTTGAAGTGTCCTTAAATGAAGGAGTAACATTACCAATCGATCCAGATAATGCGGACAAGTATCATATTGAATACAATATCGATAAAGATAAACTTAATGAAGATGGCGAATTAACAGCACCGATTGAAAAGGGAGAAGTAGTTGGTACAGCAACCGTCAAATTTGACGGTGAAAATGATTTTGGCTATATTTTCCCTGAAAGTGAATCTACTATTGAGTTAGTAACGGATGATGCAGTAGAGAAATCAAATTGGTTTATGCTTACATTAGGTGCAATTGGTGATTTCTTTGCAAATCTATTCACTGCTTCTGTAGATTGGATTAAAGGTCTATTCAGCTAA
- the serS gene encoding serine--tRNA ligase, whose product MLDMKYLRNNFTEVKDKLTHRGEDLSELNHFEELDSKRRELIIQTEELKAKRNEATKQISVLKREKKDAEPAIKEMREVGDQISVLDRQLNEIEEQLQQIMLSIPNIPHESVPIGEDEEDNIEIRNWGVQPTFDYQEQAHWDIASKLDILDFERAAKVTGSRFVFYKGLGARLERALINFMMELHADEHGYVEMLPPTIVNRASMTGTGQLPKFEEDAFKLEGWDYFMVPTAEVPVTNYHRDEILPGGNLPIKYVAFSGSFRSEAGSAGRDTRGLIRQHQFNKVELVHFVKPEDSYETLEVLTGHAEKVLQLLNLPYRVMSMCTGDLGFTAAKKYDIEVWMPSQEKYREISSCSNFEDFQARRAGIRFRREANGKPEYVHTLNGSGLAIGRTVAAILENYQQEDGSVIVPEALRPYMGGKEVIK is encoded by the coding sequence ATGTTAGACATGAAGTATTTACGTAACAATTTTACAGAGGTAAAGGATAAGCTTACACATCGCGGAGAGGATTTATCTGAGCTTAATCATTTTGAAGAATTGGACAGTAAACGAAGAGAATTAATTATCCAAACAGAAGAATTAAAGGCGAAAAGAAATGAAGCGACGAAACAGATTTCTGTATTGAAGCGAGAGAAAAAAGACGCAGAACCAGCAATCAAAGAAATGCGTGAAGTTGGTGATCAGATTTCCGTACTTGACCGCCAGTTAAATGAAATTGAAGAGCAATTACAACAAATTATGCTATCTATTCCAAACATTCCACATGAAAGTGTACCAATTGGTGAGGACGAAGAGGATAATATTGAAATTCGTAATTGGGGTGTCCAGCCTACGTTTGATTATCAGGAACAGGCTCACTGGGATATTGCTTCTAAGCTGGACATTTTAGATTTTGAGCGAGCAGCAAAGGTAACAGGCAGTCGTTTTGTATTTTACAAAGGACTTGGTGCAAGACTTGAGCGTGCACTAATTAACTTTATGATGGAGCTGCATGCAGATGAACATGGTTATGTAGAAATGCTTCCGCCAACAATCGTTAATCGTGCTTCAATGACTGGTACTGGACAGCTTCCGAAATTTGAAGAGGATGCGTTCAAGCTAGAGGGCTGGGATTACTTTATGGTTCCGACTGCCGAGGTACCAGTAACAAACTATCATCGTGATGAAATTTTACCAGGTGGGAATTTACCGATTAAATATGTTGCATTTAGCGGAAGCTTCCGTTCTGAAGCAGGCTCTGCTGGACGTGACACACGTGGCTTAATTCGCCAGCATCAATTTAATAAAGTGGAACTCGTTCATTTTGTAAAACCAGAGGATTCTTATGAAACATTAGAAGTTCTTACCGGGCATGCTGAAAAAGTATTGCAGCTTCTAAACCTGCCATACCGTGTAATGAGCATGTGTACAGGTGATTTAGGATTTACGGCAGCGAAGAAATATGACATTGAGGTTTGGATGCCTAGCCAAGAGAAGTATCGCGAAATTTCTTCTTGCTCTAATTTCGAAGATTTCCAAGCAAGACGTGCAGGCATTCGCTTTAGAAGAGAAGCAAATGGCAAGCCTGAATATGTGCATACACTAAACGGATCAGGACTTGCAATTGGTAGAACAGTTGCGGCTATCTTAGAAAATTATCAGCAAGAGGACGGTTCTGTAATCGTTCCTGAAGCATTGCGTCCATACATGGGTGGCAAAGAAGTAATTAAATAG
- a CDS encoding GTP pyrophosphokinase produces the protein MEKDYLQQLKEIRDEVTRFMMTYKFGLREMDTKLTILKEEFQHFHDYNPIEHIKSRIKSPESILQKAHRKNIEMSLDSIKKNIRDIVGIRIVCSFNTDIYRISDMIQKQKDIMLIECKDYIKNPKPNGYKSLHLVLAIPVFMSDREEQVYVEIQIRTVAMDFWASLEHKIYYKYNKSIPDHLEKELADAATAANELDLRMEQLYKEVNYIKEHQVPDYDENYLGIDDVKLQIPKHFLDSFLKEK, from the coding sequence ATGGAAAAGGATTACCTACAGCAATTAAAGGAAATCAGAGATGAAGTAACCCGATTCATGATGACATATAAATTTGGCTTGCGAGAGATGGATACGAAGTTAACGATTTTAAAAGAGGAGTTCCAGCATTTTCACGATTATAATCCAATTGAACATATCAAATCACGTATTAAGTCACCAGAAAGTATTTTGCAAAAGGCACATCGTAAAAACATTGAGATGTCGTTAGATTCTATTAAGAAAAATATAAGAGATATTGTTGGAATTCGTATTGTCTGTTCTTTTAATACGGATATTTATAGGATAAGTGACATGATTCAAAAACAGAAGGATATTATGCTAATTGAATGCAAAGATTATATTAAAAATCCAAAACCAAATGGTTATAAAAGTCTACACTTAGTGCTAGCTATCCCTGTATTTATGTCTGACCGTGAAGAGCAAGTATATGTTGAAATTCAGATTCGCACAGTGGCAATGGACTTCTGGGCAAGTCTAGAGCATAAAATATACTATAAATATAATAAATCAATACCTGACCACTTAGAGAAGGAATTAGCCGATGCGGCAACTGCTGCAAATGAATTGGATTTGAGGATGGAACAACTTTATAAGGAAGTAAATTATATTAAGGAACATCAAGTACCCGATTATGACGAAAACTACTTAGGAATTGACGATGTGAAATTACAAATTCCGAAGCATTTTTTAGACTCATTTCTAAAGGAAAAATAA
- the proC gene encoding pyrroline-5-carboxylate reductase, giving the protein MDKKIAFLGAGSVAEAIISGMIRSEVVNKEQIIVTNRSNLERLEQMKNNYGVQCTTDKEEAFSYADIVMLAVKPNNVEESLESIKAYLNPNQLIVSIIAGVTTESIRSNIGIDAGVVRVMPNTSASIGRSATAITAGEFASEQQVTLVESLFQSIGITAIVKEEDMHIVTAVSGSGPAYFYYLVEAMEKAATESGLEKEIADKLITQTILGAGEMLKQSGETAAGLRKKITSPKGTTEAGIQQLEEKKFQQIVIESLKCARDRSIELGKN; this is encoded by the coding sequence ATGGATAAGAAAATAGCCTTCTTAGGGGCTGGATCTGTCGCAGAAGCGATTATTTCTGGAATGATAAGATCCGAAGTGGTTAATAAGGAACAAATTATCGTTACGAATCGAAGTAACCTGGAACGACTAGAGCAAATGAAAAATAACTACGGTGTACAATGTACGACTGATAAGGAAGAAGCATTTAGTTATGCGGATATTGTCATGCTTGCTGTAAAACCTAATAATGTAGAGGAATCGCTCGAATCAATTAAAGCTTATTTGAATCCGAATCAATTGATCGTCTCAATCATTGCTGGTGTGACGACAGAATCGATTCGTAGTAACATTGGAATCGATGCAGGAGTTGTACGCGTAATGCCAAATACATCAGCATCGATTGGCCGCTCAGCGACTGCAATTACCGCAGGGGAATTTGCTTCAGAGCAACAGGTTACTCTCGTTGAGTCTCTCTTTCAATCAATTGGTATTACTGCGATTGTAAAAGAAGAAGACATGCATATTGTGACAGCAGTATCTGGAAGTGGGCCGGCATATTTCTACTATCTGGTAGAAGCAATGGAGAAGGCCGCAACTGAATCTGGACTGGAGAAAGAAATCGCAGATAAACTAATTACACAAACGATTCTTGGTGCCGGAGAAATGCTGAAGCAATCTGGAGAAACCGCTGCCGGTCTGCGAAAGAAAATAACAAGCCCTAAAGGAACAACAGAAGCAGGGATCCAGCAATTAGAGGAAAAAAAATTCCAGCAAATTGTAATCGAATCATTAAAATGCGCAAGAGACCGATCAATTGAATTAGGAAAAAACTAA
- a CDS encoding deoxynucleoside kinase has protein sequence MNLREKYHIPNDSVITIAGTVGVGKSTMTNALANALKFKTSFEKVDTNPYLEKFYSDFERWSFHLQVYFLAERFKEQKKIFEYGGGFIQDRSIYEDTGIFAKMHYDNGTMSETDYETYTNLFDAMVMTPYFPHPDLLIYLEGSLDEILERIQIRGRDMEKETPIAYWEEMYGRYENWINNFNACPVLRVNISDYDLMKKENSIEPVLEKVGHLIQHSRQFIRKPGSY, from the coding sequence ATGAATCTTCGTGAGAAATATCATATTCCAAATGATAGTGTCATTACAATCGCTGGTACGGTTGGGGTAGGTAAGTCTACTATGACAAATGCATTAGCAAATGCACTAAAATTTAAAACCTCTTTTGAGAAGGTAGATACGAACCCATATTTAGAAAAGTTCTATTCTGACTTTGAACGCTGGAGCTTCCACTTACAAGTATACTTTTTAGCAGAACGCTTTAAAGAGCAGAAGAAAATCTTCGAATATGGTGGTGGATTCATTCAAGATCGATCAATATATGAGGATACAGGGATCTTTGCAAAAATGCATTACGATAATGGTACAATGTCCGAAACGGATTATGAAACGTATACGAATTTATTTGATGCAATGGTCATGACTCCTTATTTTCCACACCCTGATTTATTGATATATTTAGAAGGGTCACTGGATGAAATATTAGAAAGAATCCAAATCCGAGGTCGTGACATGGAAAAAGAGACCCCAATTGCTTATTGGGAAGAAATGTATGGACGTTATGAAAATTGGATTAATAATTTCAATGCTTGCCCTGTTCTCAGGGTAAATATTTCCGATTACGATTTAATGAAAAAAGAAAACTCTATCGAACCAGTGCTTGAAAAGGTTGGGCACTTAATTCAACATTCGAGACAGTTTATTAGAAAACCAGGTTCTTACTAA